One genomic window of Nicotiana sylvestris chromosome 10, ASM39365v2, whole genome shotgun sequence includes the following:
- the LOC138868176 gene encoding uncharacterized protein codes for MGNPWNAEHDHHQQHPEDMNYVSNYGGQRQGNQNWGQQTQQPYRPPQPQYNAGNMGGMRPPNNMAPYPRSQGYNNQQQGYPPPQQQQGGRQEEGFTRLEAMMQQVIGSNAKVNEKVDAHDAAIKNIEVQLGQISMSLNIHPQGTLPADTQINPKDQGPKQLMAVSLHNGKDLDVEQEKARDNIQAETLIQVPIELDDSTRLTDVTIQPAQEEKNTQQETEKVAEAVEEPVVEIVAEKEKSQEIGKKRPPAPFPQRLAKHQKEEQYKKFFEMLKQIQVNIPLIEALKEMPGYAKMMKDLMSRKFDFQDLATVTLTQTCSAVVTRPVAEKLSDPGSFTIPCTIRNFAFAKALCDLGANINLMPLVIYKKLGIGRARPTSMLLQLADRTVKRPFGILDDVLIQVGKFVFPADFVILDCKVDEEIPIFLGRPFLATGRALIDCETGELKMRLNDEEIIFNV; via the coding sequence ATGGGTAATCCttggaatgcagaacatgatcatcatcagcagcaccctgaagacatgaactatgtgtcaaactatggaggccagagacagggcAATCAGAACTGGGGTCAGCAAACTCAGCAGCCATACAGACCACCTCAACCACAGTACAACGctggaaacatgggaggtatgagaccccccaacaatatggcaccttatcCAAGGTCACAGGGGTACAACAATCAACAGCAAGGGTATCCCCCACCTCAGCAACAGCAGGGTGGAAGGCAAGAAGAAGGGTTCACTAGACTTGAAGCAATGATGCAACAGGTTATTGGATCCAATGCAAAAGTAAATGAAAAAGTAGATGCACATGACGCAGCGATCAAAAATATTGAAGTGCAATTGGGCCAAATTTCAATGTCTCTGAACATTCATCCTCAGGGGACGCTACCTGCAGATACCCAAATCAATCCTAAAGATCAGggcccgaagcagctgatggcggtGAGTCTCCATAATGGTAAGGATCTTGATGTAGAGCAGGAGAAAGCTCGTGACAATATACAGGCTGAGACACTCATTCAGGTacccattgagctagatgattcCACAAGGCTGACAGATGTGACAATCCAGCCTGCTCAGGAAGAAAAGAATACTCAGCAGGAGACCGAGAAAGTTGCTGAAGCAGTTGAAGAGCCGGTAGTAGAGATAGTAGCTGAGAAAGAAAAGTCCCAAGAGATTGGGAAGAAAAGACCTCCTGCTCCATTTCCACAGAGGTTGGCCAAGCATCAAAAGGAGGAGCAGTACAAAAAGTTCTTTGAGATGCTCAAGCAAATTCAGGttaatattccattgattgaagCTTTAAAGGAGATGCCTGGATACGCAAAAATGATGAAAGACTTAATGTCCCGGAAATTTgacttccaagacttggccactgTGACACTTACTCAGACGTGCAGTGCAGTGGTAACTAGACCTGTTGCTGAAAAACTCTCTGATCCAGGGAGTTTTACTATTCCATGCACTATTAGAAACTTTGCTTTTGCGAAAGCACTCTGTGATTTAGGGGCCAAcattaatcttatgcccctggtcaTTTACAAAAAGTTGGGCATTgggagagctagacccacctctatgttgttgcagctggctgacaggactGTGAAGCGTCCATTTGGGATCCTTGATGATGTACTTATTCAGGTGGGGAAAttcgtgttccctgcagattttgtgatattggattgcaaagtggatgaagaaattcctatcttcttaggaagaccattcttggccacagGGAGAGCTCTTATTGATTGTGAGACCGGGGAACTTAAGATGAGGCTCAATGACGAAGAGATTATATTCAATGTgtag